One genomic region from Indicator indicator isolate 239-I01 chromosome 7, UM_Iind_1.1, whole genome shotgun sequence encodes:
- the LOC128968016 gene encoding cytochrome P450 2H2-like isoform X2, producing MELLGTVTIFLLVCISCLLVATWSRSQKGKMPPGPTAFPILGSVLQLNPWNIPESLKELSKKYGPVFTIHLGSEKVVVLYGYDVVKEALIDQADNFSGRGSLPLLKKLLQGTGILTSNGETWKQIRRFTLTTLRDFGMGKKSIEERIQEEARFLVERIRNTKERPFNPGNYLVHAVSNIICSVIFGDRFDYEDKKFLTLIDLLEENNNLQNSKSTQEKGNAHSEFTTETLSRTTIDLFLAGTGTTSTTLRYGITILQKYPEIVEKVQKEIDSVIGRDRSPSVADRSQMPYTDAVVHEIQRFIDFLPINVPHAVTKDIKFRGYFIPKDTMIFPMLHPILHDNKEFPNPEKFDPGHFLNADGTFKRSDYFMPFSAGKRICAGEGLARMEIFIFLTAILQNFTLKSAVDCKDIDISPVTTTLANIPRPYEVSFLPR from the exons ATGGAGCTTCTGGGAACGGTCACTATTTTCTTGCTGGTCTGCATCTCGTGCCTTCTCGTTGCCACATGGAGCAGATCACAAAAAGGGAAGATGCCTCCGGGTCCCACCGCATTCCCCATTCTTGGAAGCGTGCTCCAGCTGAACCCATGGAACATACCTGAAAGCTTGAAGGAG CTCAGCAAGAAGTATGGTCCTGTCTTCACCATACATTTAGGCTCAGAAAAAGTTGTGGTGCTATATGGCTATGATGTTGTGAAAGAAGCTCTGATTGATCAGGCAGATAACTTCAGTGGAAGAGGCAGTCTACCACTGCTGAAAAAACTCCTCCAAGGCACAG GTATTTTGACTAGCAATGGGGAGACCTGGAAGCAGATCCGGCGGTTTACACTCACCACCCTGCGAGATTTTGGGATGGGGAAGAAGAGCATTGAGGAGCGAATCCAGGAGGAAGCCCGTTTTTTGGTGGAGAGGATCAGGAACACAAAAG aGCGACCCTTCAACCCTGGCAACTACCTAGTCCATGCTGTTTCCAATATCATCTGTTCTGTCATCTTTGGGGATCGGTTTGACTATGAGGACAAGAAATTTCTAACTTTAATTGATTTgctagaagaaaacaacaacctCCAGAACTCCAAATCTACACAG GAGAAAGGAAATGCTCACTCAGAATTCACCActgagaccttgagcagaaCCACGATCGACTTGTTCTTAGCAGGAACAGGAACTACCAGCACCACACTGAGATATGGAATTACGATTCTTCAGAAATACCCAGAGATAGTAG AGAAAGTTCAAAAAGAGATTGACTCTGTGATTGGCCGAGATCGAAGTCCCTCCGTGGCAGACCGGAGCCAGATGCCCTACACAGATGCTGTGGTCCATGAAATCCAGAGATTCATTGATTTCCTTCCAATTAATGTCCCACATGCTGTGACCAAAGACATCAAGTTCAGAGGCTATTTTATCCCCAAG GACACTATGATATTCCCTATGCTGCATCCTATCCTACATGATAACAAGGAATTTCCAAATCCAGAAAAATTTGACCCAGGACATTTCCTGAATGCAGATGGTACCTTTAAAAGGAGTGATTACTTCATGCCATTTTCTGCAG GAAAACGCATTTGTGCAGGAGAAGGTCTGGCCCGGATGGAGATATTCATATTTTTAACAGCCATCCTGCAGAACTTCACTTTGAAATCTGCTGTAGATTGCAAGGACATTGACATTTCCCCAGTAACCACCACTCTTGCAAATATTCCCCGACCTTATGAGGTCTCTTTTCTTCCACGTTAG
- the LOC128968016 gene encoding cytochrome P450 2H1-like isoform X1, translating into MELLGTVTIFLLVCISCLLVATWSRSQKGKMPPGPTAFPILGSVLQLNPWNIPESLKELSKKYGPVFTIHLGSEKVVVLYGYDVVKEALIDQADNFSGRGSLPLLKKLLQGTGILTSNGETWKQIRRFTLTTLRDFGMGKKSIEERIQEEARFLVERIRNTKERPFNPGNYLVHAVSNIICSVIFGDRFDYEDKKFLTLIDLLEENNNLQNSKSTQLYNFFPTVMDYLPGSHQKLIENTETVNSFVLEIIAEHQKTLDPTCPRDFIDAFLYKVEQEKGNAHSEFTTETLSRTTIDLFLAGTGTTSTTLRYGITILQKYPEIVEKVQKEIDSVIGRDRSPSVADRSQMPYTDAVVHEIQRFIDFLPINVPHAVTKDIKFRGYFIPKDTMIFPMLHPILHDNKEFPNPEKFDPGHFLNADGTFKRSDYFMPFSAGKRICAGEGLARMEIFIFLTAILQNFTLKSAVDCKDIDISPVTTTLANIPRPYEVSFLPR; encoded by the exons ATGGAGCTTCTGGGAACGGTCACTATTTTCTTGCTGGTCTGCATCTCGTGCCTTCTCGTTGCCACATGGAGCAGATCACAAAAAGGGAAGATGCCTCCGGGTCCCACCGCATTCCCCATTCTTGGAAGCGTGCTCCAGCTGAACCCATGGAACATACCTGAAAGCTTGAAGGAG CTCAGCAAGAAGTATGGTCCTGTCTTCACCATACATTTAGGCTCAGAAAAAGTTGTGGTGCTATATGGCTATGATGTTGTGAAAGAAGCTCTGATTGATCAGGCAGATAACTTCAGTGGAAGAGGCAGTCTACCACTGCTGAAAAAACTCCTCCAAGGCACAG GTATTTTGACTAGCAATGGGGAGACCTGGAAGCAGATCCGGCGGTTTACACTCACCACCCTGCGAGATTTTGGGATGGGGAAGAAGAGCATTGAGGAGCGAATCCAGGAGGAAGCCCGTTTTTTGGTGGAGAGGATCAGGAACACAAAAG aGCGACCCTTCAACCCTGGCAACTACCTAGTCCATGCTGTTTCCAATATCATCTGTTCTGTCATCTTTGGGGATCGGTTTGACTATGAGGACAAGAAATTTCTAACTTTAATTGATTTgctagaagaaaacaacaacctCCAGAACTCCAAATCTACACAG CTttacaatttcttcccaacTGTCATGGACTATTTACCTGGGTCTCATCAGAAATTGAtagaaaatactgaaacagtTAATAGCTTTGTTTTGGAGATCATAGCAGAACACCAGAAAACCCTGGATCCCACTTGTCCTCGAGATTTTATCGATGCTTTCCTTTACAAAGTGGAACAG GAGAAAGGAAATGCTCACTCAGAATTCACCActgagaccttgagcagaaCCACGATCGACTTGTTCTTAGCAGGAACAGGAACTACCAGCACCACACTGAGATATGGAATTACGATTCTTCAGAAATACCCAGAGATAGTAG AGAAAGTTCAAAAAGAGATTGACTCTGTGATTGGCCGAGATCGAAGTCCCTCCGTGGCAGACCGGAGCCAGATGCCCTACACAGATGCTGTGGTCCATGAAATCCAGAGATTCATTGATTTCCTTCCAATTAATGTCCCACATGCTGTGACCAAAGACATCAAGTTCAGAGGCTATTTTATCCCCAAG GACACTATGATATTCCCTATGCTGCATCCTATCCTACATGATAACAAGGAATTTCCAAATCCAGAAAAATTTGACCCAGGACATTTCCTGAATGCAGATGGTACCTTTAAAAGGAGTGATTACTTCATGCCATTTTCTGCAG GAAAACGCATTTGTGCAGGAGAAGGTCTGGCCCGGATGGAGATATTCATATTTTTAACAGCCATCCTGCAGAACTTCACTTTGAAATCTGCTGTAGATTGCAAGGACATTGACATTTCCCCAGTAACCACCACTCTTGCAAATATTCCCCGACCTTATGAGGTCTCTTTTCTTCCACGTTAG